The Paracholeplasma brassicae genome contains a region encoding:
- a CDS encoding DNA topology modulation protein FlaR: MKIMIIGYASTGKAKLASLFSDKYQLTQLNMEDIIYDENRVKQPKKLSYQQLNRFLRKNENWVINGNYSSCQFLERAEQASLIIVLKFNRFTCLKNAYQARKTKNQGWMKWLLYSGRNKYRQQKFNHLIKRHPDKVCVIKNQKQLDDYLLKLGISPQNNK, translated from the coding sequence ATGAAGATTATGATTATAGGTTATGCCTCAACGGGTAAAGCAAAATTAGCAAGTTTATTTAGTGATAAATACCAATTAACTCAACTCAATATGGAAGACATTATTTACGATGAAAATAGAGTAAAACAACCAAAGAAACTAAGTTATCAGCAATTGAATCGCTTTTTACGTAAAAATGAAAATTGGGTTATTAATGGTAATTACAGTTCTTGTCAATTTTTAGAAAGAGCTGAACAAGCCAGCCTGATTATTGTATTAAAGTTTAATCGCTTTACATGTTTAAAAAATGCGTATCAAGCGCGTAAGACAAAGAATCAAGGTTGGATGAAATGGCTTCTTTATAGTGGACGTAATAAATATCGTCAACAAAAGTTTAATCATCTCATCAAGAGACATCCGGATAAAGTTTGTGTTATTAAAAATCAAAAACAATTAGATGACTACCTATTAAAGTTAGGAATTAGTCCTCAAAACAATAAATAG
- a CDS encoding MATE family efflux transporter, which translates to METKLEKNVWILTIPIFIELAFFILMGSVDTLMISFYEKITPSAVGSVAAVGNASTVINLFGVLLNVVATGIGVVVSQYLGAKKQKEAKETISSGILMQVFVGLFISLLLIFLGNLLFIVIETPVEIRTLSYDYLFYTAISLIFVSIGNAISAGLRSFGHAKKVMYTVIFANLGNVFFNYMFIFGRFGVNEMGVAGSAISTLIMRFIQLVILMFLLKRLIGVKPLKPTYNQEHSKKILRIGIPSALENMTYNLMQFVVLSFINKLGTQVISARTFVNTIMSYIFLFSGAFASGNAIVTGYYIGEGDYQGAYKNTLKTVLSTSVIVLVIVTVINLLSYQIASLLTEDKVVIQTIRNVLWVCFLLEIGRVLNLVVIQSLRATGDTLFPLIMAVISMLGLGIPFAYLFSNTLGLGLVGIYLGYSVDEMFRGVIMTVRWLKKSWMNRSLVEG; encoded by the coding sequence ATGGAAACAAAATTAGAGAAAAATGTGTGGATATTAACCATACCGATTTTTATTGAACTTGCATTTTTCATTTTAATGGGATCTGTGGATACACTTATGATCAGTTTTTATGAAAAAATAACACCTTCAGCAGTTGGTAGTGTAGCAGCGGTTGGAAATGCGAGTACGGTGATTAACTTATTTGGTGTCTTGTTAAATGTAGTTGCTACCGGAATTGGGGTTGTTGTTTCACAGTATTTGGGGGCAAAAAAACAAAAAGAAGCGAAAGAAACGATTTCAAGTGGCATATTAATGCAAGTTTTTGTTGGTTTATTCATTAGCTTGCTACTGATATTTTTAGGTAACCTTCTGTTTATTGTCATAGAAACACCGGTTGAAATTAGAACACTGTCTTATGATTATCTTTTTTACACAGCAATATCATTAATATTCGTTTCCATTGGTAATGCAATTAGTGCTGGATTAAGAAGTTTCGGACACGCTAAAAAAGTGATGTATACCGTAATATTTGCGAATTTAGGAAATGTATTCTTTAATTATATGTTCATATTTGGTCGATTTGGTGTGAATGAAATGGGAGTTGCTGGTTCGGCAATCTCGACATTGATTATGCGTTTTATTCAGCTCGTAATTTTAATGTTTCTACTCAAACGATTGATTGGTGTTAAACCGCTTAAGCCAACCTATAATCAAGAACATTCTAAGAAAATACTGCGTATTGGTATTCCATCCGCACTTGAGAATATGACGTATAATTTGATGCAGTTCGTTGTTTTATCTTTTATCAACAAATTAGGAACACAAGTCATTTCTGCTCGAACGTTTGTTAATACGATCATGAGTTACATCTTTTTATTTTCTGGGGCTTTCGCCTCAGGTAATGCGATTGTAACTGGCTATTACATTGGCGAAGGGGATTATCAAGGCGCATATAAAAATACGCTTAAAACCGTTTTGTCAACGTCTGTCATTGTCTTAGTCATTGTGACAGTGATCAATTTGTTGTCTTATCAAATTGCCTCGTTATTAACCGAAGATAAAGTCGTGATTCAAACCATAAGAAACGTCTTATGGGTCTGCTTTTTATTAGAAATCGGTCGAGTTTTAAATCTAGTTGTGATACAATCTTTAAGAGCAACCGGAGATACGTTATTTCCTTTAATTATGGCTGTAATTAGTATGCTTGGCTTAGGAATCCCATTTGCTTATTTGTTTTCAAATACGCTTGGATTAGGCCTTGTTGGCATCTATTTAGGTTACAGTGTTGATGAAATGTTTAGAGGCGTTATAATGACAGTTAGATGGCTTAAGAAATCATGGATGAATAGATCATTAGTTGAGGGGTAA
- the mtnN gene encoding 5'-methylthioadenosine/S-adenosylhomocysteine nucleosidase encodes MKLIVGAMIEEISQIIEGFGLSKIRFNGQIELYSGKINDEEVMVLQTGIGKTNAAMSLSAVLSCYNIEEVINIGIVGATKPFTSNEVVVINEASYHDFDLTVFGYEKGQVPRMPVYYESNQASIMKFKRLLNAKEARLYTGDSFTLNTDLTGVFDMEGAALYQVSYRFAVPIAAIKVVSDVIGEDSQHEDYKTFEKNCSIRLYELIKHYFMEG; translated from the coding sequence ATGAAATTAATTGTCGGAGCAATGATAGAAGAGATTAGTCAAATCATCGAAGGGTTTGGATTATCTAAGATAAGATTTAATGGACAAATAGAACTTTATAGTGGTAAAATAAATGATGAAGAAGTAATGGTTCTACAAACAGGAATAGGAAAAACTAACGCTGCAATGTCACTTAGCGCTGTGTTATCTTGTTATAACATTGAAGAGGTAATCAATATTGGCATCGTAGGAGCAACAAAACCTTTTACATCAAACGAAGTTGTCGTTATCAATGAAGCGAGCTACCATGATTTTGATTTAACCGTATTTGGTTATGAAAAAGGACAAGTACCGAGAATGCCAGTATACTACGAATCAAATCAGGCATCAATTATGAAGTTTAAGAGACTTTTAAATGCAAAAGAAGCAAGACTTTACACGGGTGATTCCTTCACCTTAAACACGGATTTAACAGGTGTTTTTGATATGGAAGGCGCTGCCTTGTATCAAGTTAGTTATCGTTTTGCTGTTCCAATTGCGGCAATTAAAGTGGTATCCGATGTCATTGGTGAGGATTCACAACATGAGGATTACAAAACATTTGAAAAGAATTGTAGTATTCGCTTATATGAATTAATCAAACACTATTTCATGGAGGGTTAA
- a CDS encoding DJ-1/PfpI family protein translates to MKGLLILSDFCEDLEALGTRALLKRAQIEIDTVTYNETKEITTAFGLDVKVDYHMDEVDLDDYGFLVIPGGKYVAMIIESDTRIKSLAKIFETEDKMIAAICAGPRFLGEMGILENKQYTIYKGLQEESYKGIYKEELKAVTDGKIITGRGAGATIEFALEIIAFVKSKDTAKQIKNSILF, encoded by the coding sequence ATGAAAGGCTTACTTATTTTATCTGATTTTTGTGAAGATTTAGAAGCGTTAGGAACTAGGGCTTTATTAAAGCGTGCCCAAATCGAGATTGACACAGTGACATACAATGAAACCAAAGAAATTACAACGGCTTTCGGGTTAGACGTAAAAGTGGATTATCACATGGACGAAGTTGATTTAGATGACTATGGTTTCCTAGTAATACCTGGTGGTAAATACGTAGCCATGATTATCGAATCGGATACAAGAATAAAGAGCTTGGCTAAAATCTTTGAAACTGAGGATAAAATGATTGCAGCAATTTGTGCAGGACCTCGTTTTCTAGGTGAAATGGGCATATTAGAAAACAAGCAATATACCATTTATAAAGGTCTTCAAGAAGAATCTTATAAGGGGATATACAAAGAGGAACTAAAAGCAGTCACTGACGGGAAAATAATTACTGGTCGTGGCGCAGGTGCAACGATTGAATTTGCGCTAGAAATCATTGCTTTTGTTAAGTCAAAAGACACTGCTAAACAAATCAAAAACAGTATTTTGTTTTAA
- the udk gene encoding uridine kinase: MRKPVIIAVAGGSASGKTTVVKEILDKLDLKDVEIIKHDDYYLDQTNLSMDDRIKINYDHPSSLDNDLLVSHIDGLLKGHAIDCPTYNFVTNNRSAETRRIEPKKVIILEGILILTDSRIRELSDIKLYVELDDDTRFIRRLQRDIAERGRTVESVIDQYLNTVKPMHHKHVKPTKRFADVIIPNDYKHSVAVDIIVSKIKMILGEDK, from the coding sequence ATGAGAAAACCAGTAATAATTGCTGTTGCAGGTGGTAGTGCTTCAGGGAAAACAACCGTTGTCAAAGAAATCTTAGATAAATTAGATTTAAAAGACGTTGAGATAATTAAACACGATGATTATTATTTAGATCAAACGAATCTTTCGATGGACGATCGAATCAAAATTAATTACGATCATCCGAGTTCGCTTGACAACGACTTGCTTGTTTCACATATCGATGGGTTACTGAAAGGTCACGCAATTGACTGTCCAACCTATAATTTTGTTACTAACAACAGAAGTGCAGAAACAAGAAGAATTGAACCTAAGAAAGTGATTATATTAGAAGGAATTTTAATATTAACAGATTCAAGAATAAGAGAACTTAGTGATATCAAACTCTATGTTGAATTAGATGATGACACAAGATTCATTAGACGTCTTCAAAGAGACATCGCAGAACGTGGAAGAACGGTTGAAAGCGTCATTGATCAGTATTTAAATACCGTAAAACCGATGCATCATAAACACGTTAAACCAACCAAGCGATTTGCAGATGTGATTATCCCTAATGATTATAAACATAGCGTAGCGGTTGATATTATCGTGTCAAAAATCAAAATGATTTTGGGTGAAGATAAATGA
- a CDS encoding GNAT family N-acetyltransferase: protein MDFIYESNRIYAADEQGNVLAEVVFPLEKDGVVNINRTFVDATLRGGGVAAKLLNLAYEHIKAQGLKAIPSCSYAVTFFKRNQDKNDILVDLDLDSIKVECSI, encoded by the coding sequence ATGGATTTTATTTATGAGAGTAATCGAATTTATGCTGCAGACGAACAGGGTAATGTTCTTGCTGAGGTTGTCTTCCCATTAGAAAAAGATGGCGTTGTGAACATCAATCGTACGTTTGTTGATGCCACTTTACGTGGTGGTGGTGTCGCTGCTAAACTTTTAAACTTAGCATATGAACACATTAAAGCACAGGGATTAAAAGCCATTCCTAGTTGCTCTTACGCCGTGACTTTTTTTAAACGTAATCAAGATAAAAATGATATTTTAGTCGATTTGGATTTAGATTCAATCAAGGTAGAATGTTCGATTTAG